In Fragaria vesca subsp. vesca linkage group LG1, FraVesHawaii_1.0, whole genome shotgun sequence, the sequence GAATATCTGATAAAAGCTTCAGAAGAGTAACAGATCAACCAAGTAATAGCCATTTGATTTCCAATCACTTCAATTAAAAAGAAATTATGGATTTGGATGAGGAACTGATCTTTCACGGTACCAGTCTTTGATAAGAAGCTTAAGGGTACCATTAGGGGTGAGAATCTTATTCTCGAGCTTCAGATTGGTCATTGGTGATGTCTCGTGCCCGGTTTGCAACCATCTCTCTATGCCTTGTCGCTCATATGAAAATCCATCAGCTGCTACATATGGATCCTTCATCACTTCCTGCATCAAAAATAGTCT encodes:
- the LOC101312873 gene encoding putative U-box domain-containing protein 50-like, producing MEQLTQQKADEISRGSARTYDVVTSGRDQASDIPRQFYCPIYKEVMKDPYVAADGFSYERQGIERWLQTGHETSPMTNLKLENKILTPNGTLKLLIKDWYRERSVPHPNP